A single region of the Syngnathus acus chromosome 6, fSynAcu1.2, whole genome shotgun sequence genome encodes:
- the LOC119123907 gene encoding high affinity choline transporter 1-like, with protein sequence MSIILDLSSTISILISAAVSIIYTFLGGLYAVAYTDIIQLSFIFVSLWLCIPFVILSPAVTALVQTTQLNHSSVHSWIGEVKFEDAGKWTDDFLILALGGLAYQALHQRILAAASSSKAQVTCFAAAGAAFLMGIPPVIIGAAAASADWNQTEYGLPPPYDRGEAGNVLPLALSYITPNWVSVLGIGALAAAVMSSMDSSLLSSASMFTQNIYKTSLRKQASDRELKWVIRISVLLVGLAGTGLAFNKSSILALWVLAADLLYCVVTPQLFCVVHLRVANCYGAISGYVIALLLRGLSGEPALGIPTVLLFPGWRERDGVITQYFPFRTLIAFISLAAVVLVSWLVELAFARRLIPQSWDVLDAFNKNIEAEEKEMASTISNVEKKYVSNTAL encoded by the exons ATGAGCATCATCCTGGACCTCTCATCGACAATCTCCATTCTTATCTCTGCGGCCGTCTCCatcatttatacatttttaggAGGCCTCTACGCGGTTGCATACACTGATATCATCCAATTGTCGTTCATATTTGTCAGCCTG tgGCTCTGTATTCCGTTCGTGATCCTCAGTCCTGCGGTGACTGCCTTGGTACAAACGACCCAACTCAACCATTCAAGCGTCCACTCGTGGATCGGAGAGGTGAAGTTTGAGGATGCAGGGAAATGGACAGATGACTTTCTCATTTTG GCTTTAGGTGGACTGGCCTACCAGGCTTTGCACCAGAGGATCCTGGCAGCGGCTTCCTCATCCAAGGCTCAGGTTACTTGTTTTGCGGCCGCTGGCGCTGCTTTCTTGATGGGAATACCGCCGGTGATCATCGGAGCTGCGGCAGCATCCGCAG ACTGGAACCAGACAGAATACGGCCTACCGCCACCTTATGATCGCGGGGAGGCAGGGAATGTCCTGCCATTGGCTCTGTCCTATATCACACCCAACTGGGTGTCCGTGTTAGGCATTGGCGCCTTAGCAGCGGCGGTGATGTCCTCCATGGACTCATCATTGCTGTCGTCGGCGTCCATGTTCACCCAAAACATATACAAGACGTCTTTGAGAAAgcag GCATCGGATAGGGAGTTAAAGTGGGTGATCCGGATAAGTGTGCTCCTGGTGGGCCTTGCTGGAACGGGTCTGGCCTTCAACAAGAGCAGCATCCTTGCGCTCTGGGTGCTCGCTGCCGACCTGCTCTACTGCGTCGTGACCCctcagttgttttgtgtggtgcACCTCCGAGTGGCCAACTGCTACGGCGCCATCAGCGGCTACGTGATAGCTCTGCTGCTGCGCGGGCTGAGCGGCGAGCCCGCGCTCGGCATCCCTACTGTGCTGCTCTTCCCGGGTTGGAGGGAGCGGGATGGCGTCATCACGCAGTACTTTCCCTTCCGGACTCTGATTGCGTTCATTTCCCTGGCGGCTGTCGTTCTCGTATCCTGGCTGGTCGAGCTGGCCTTCGCTCGCCGGCTCATTCCTCAGTCCTGGGATGTGTTGGATGCGTTTAACAAGAACATTGAGGCAGAAGAGAAGGAGATGGCATCAACAATTTCTAATGTGGAAAAGAAGTATGTTTCTAATACAGCTTTATAG